The Sediminispirochaeta bajacaliforniensis DSM 16054 genome includes a window with the following:
- a CDS encoding epoxyqueuosine reductase, protein MITAETIKEQAGELGFDLCGIAPVERFSGVSQKSDPAHIMEGCRSVIVVAKKFLNSTTTIYSSIPYTIIRNQLSSFIDIKTVELSYFLESAGVRAVPTGAIEPCNYDSSLNRVVGLISLKNAAYQAGLGVIGKNTLLLTPKFGNMVWLGAVLTDASLTPDEVMTYSPCNNSCRLCIDACPANALDGGAFMDQKKCWNFAFGEPAEGGEWRIKCYTCRSVCPFSRGYQIA, encoded by the coding sequence ATGATTACAGCAGAAACGATTAAAGAACAGGCAGGTGAACTTGGGTTTGATCTTTGCGGAATTGCTCCTGTTGAACGCTTTTCAGGAGTTTCGCAAAAGAGTGATCCTGCGCACATTATGGAGGGATGCCGTTCCGTAATTGTTGTGGCGAAAAAATTTCTGAATAGTACCACTACCATATATTCATCTATCCCGTATACAATTATCAGAAACCAGTTAAGCAGCTTCATAGATATAAAAACCGTAGAGCTATCCTATTTTCTGGAATCTGCAGGTGTAAGGGCTGTTCCCACGGGTGCCATTGAGCCTTGCAATTATGATTCCAGTCTTAATAGGGTTGTAGGACTCATCTCATTGAAAAACGCAGCCTATCAGGCTGGGCTTGGCGTGATAGGCAAGAACACCCTTTTACTAACCCCCAAGTTTGGAAACATGGTCTGGCTGGGAGCGGTTCTAACCGATGCCTCTTTAACACCTGATGAGGTGATGACCTATTCTCCATGCAACAATTCCTGCCGATTATGTATAGATGCCTGTCCTGCCAATGCTCTGGACGGAGGTGCATTTATGGATCAAAAGAAGTGCTGGAATTTTGCCTTTGGAGAACCGGCGGAAGGCGGTGAATGGAGGATCAAATGCTATACGTGTCGGTCGGTCTGTCCATTTTCAAGGGGATAT